In one Aeromicrobium wangtongii genomic region, the following are encoded:
- a CDS encoding sensor histidine kinase has protein sequence MDLDDYPDGVIIAGADGIVEYVNRRIKIMARAKGDEMLGMHLSDAVPFDDLNGNSWYDCTRPYDGLNTRTRISEASWWSPRGSEYLITASLVRDRRGGPVQRVLVGVRNARIRNQADRERSDLVATVAHELRSPLTGIKGFTSTLLTKWDKFSEEQRQFMLETVDADADRLSRLITELLDAARIDAGRLTLRRGPVRLDEVVGHVLTSVSGGATEPFQISIKEDLDLIWGDSDRIHQVVTNLVENAMRHGFGLREVVVENAKDATLGDGVCLQVLDKGPGIPLEMRQRVFSRFWRSGPGAGSGLGMYIVRGIVEEHGGTIEIDDADGGGALIRVWFPINEPASMSD, from the coding sequence ATGGACCTGGACGACTACCCGGACGGCGTCATCATCGCGGGCGCTGACGGCATCGTCGAGTACGTCAACCGGCGCATCAAGATCATGGCCCGGGCCAAGGGCGACGAGATGCTGGGCATGCACCTGTCCGATGCCGTGCCGTTCGACGACCTCAACGGCAACTCCTGGTACGACTGCACGCGTCCGTACGACGGGCTGAACACCCGCACGCGGATCTCCGAGGCGTCCTGGTGGTCTCCCCGGGGCAGCGAGTACCTCATCACCGCCAGCCTGGTCAGGGACCGGCGGGGCGGGCCCGTCCAGCGGGTGCTCGTCGGCGTCCGCAACGCCCGCATCCGCAACCAGGCCGACCGTGAACGCTCCGATCTGGTCGCGACCGTCGCCCACGAGCTGCGCTCCCCGCTGACCGGCATCAAGGGATTCACCTCGACGCTCCTGACCAAGTGGGACAAGTTCTCCGAGGAGCAGCGCCAGTTCATGCTGGAGACGGTCGACGCCGACGCCGACCGGCTGAGCCGACTCATCACCGAGCTGCTGGACGCCGCGCGCATCGACGCCGGACGGCTGACGCTGCGCCGGGGTCCGGTCCGCCTCGACGAGGTCGTCGGGCACGTCCTGACCAGTGTCTCCGGCGGGGCGACCGAGCCGTTCCAGATCTCCATCAAGGAGGACCTTGACCTGATCTGGGGCGACAGCGACCGCATCCACCAGGTCGTCACCAACCTGGTCGAGAACGCGATGCGACACGGCTTCGGCCTGCGCGAGGTCGTGGTCGAGAACGCCAAGGACGCCACACTGGGCGACGGGGTCTGCCTGCAGGTGCTCGACAAGGGGCCGGGCATCCCGCTGGAGATGCGTCAACGGGTGTTCAGCCGGTTCTGGCGGTCCGGACCCGGCGCCGGCAGCGGGCTGGGCATGTACATCGTGCGCGGCATCGTCGAGGAGCACGGCGGCACGATCGAGATCGACGACGCCGACGGGGGAGGGGCGCTGATCCGGGTGTGGTTCCCGATCAACGAGCCCGCCTCCATGTCCGACTGA
- a CDS encoding TrmH family RNA methyltransferase — MASPPPDIGPGELTVRSGRVKHARRLATRAFRAEQREFLAEGPQAVREALDHERAVLEVFATVEATEQHPDLVAAARRGDVTWHVVTDDVVAAMTDTVHPQGVVARCAMLDRPLEALLDRSPSFLVVCADIRDPGNAGAVIRCADAAGAHGVIFIGDSVDPYNPKSVRATVGSIFHVPIVVSRDIPGTLAAIQESGLAVLAADGKGDVGLFDEALDLSAPTAWLMGNEAWGLPEQVRALSDAVVAVPIFGRAESLNLATAAAVCLYATARARMDR; from the coding sequence GACGTGTGAAGCACGCCAGGAGGCTCGCCACGCGTGCGTTCCGCGCCGAGCAGCGTGAGTTCCTCGCCGAGGGACCGCAGGCCGTGCGGGAGGCACTCGATCACGAGCGGGCCGTCCTCGAGGTGTTCGCGACCGTCGAGGCCACCGAGCAGCATCCCGACCTCGTCGCCGCCGCCCGCCGCGGAGACGTTACCTGGCACGTCGTGACCGATGACGTCGTCGCGGCGATGACCGACACCGTCCATCCCCAGGGCGTGGTGGCACGCTGCGCGATGCTGGACCGTCCGCTCGAGGCGCTGCTGGACCGCTCACCGTCCTTCTTGGTCGTGTGCGCCGACATCCGTGACCCCGGCAACGCCGGCGCGGTCATCCGGTGCGCCGACGCCGCCGGCGCCCACGGGGTCATCTTCATCGGCGACAGCGTCGATCCGTACAACCCCAAGTCGGTGCGGGCGACGGTCGGCAGCATCTTCCACGTGCCGATCGTGGTGTCGCGCGACATCCCCGGGACGCTCGCGGCCATCCAGGAATCAGGGCTCGCGGTGCTGGCCGCCGACGGCAAGGGTGACGTAGGGCTGTTCGACGAGGCGCTGGACCTGTCCGCCCCGACCGCCTGGTTGATGGGCAACGAGGCGTGGGGTCTTCCCGAGCAGGTGCGCGCGCTCAGTGACGCGGTCGTGGCGGTCCCGATCTTCGGCCGCGCCGAGAGCCTGAACCTGGCCACCGCCGCCGCCGTCTGCCTGTACGCGACGGCCCGGGCACGGATGGATCGCTGA